From the genome of Rhinoderma darwinii isolate aRhiDar2 chromosome 1, aRhiDar2.hap1, whole genome shotgun sequence:
CGAAAACTGTAGCAGTCCATGCAACTTCCATTAGATTCAATGGTTTACTAAAAGGGCATTAACTTTTATTCAATCATACTACAAACGTCCAGTGATACAAAGTAAATGTTAAACCGGACATTCCCCTGAAGATGCTGTGTGTCAGGGGGACACGATTGTTTTTAAGATCTGTGCCAGAGTATCAATATAGAAGTGGAGATCCGGACATTTAGTACCGGATGTACTAATAAGAGTACTCTGTGGCGCCCTATATATGTTTCTTTCATGCAATAGCAAACTGTTGGTCCAAGTTTATTTTTAATGGCCCGTTAGTGGACGGCTGGGTCACTAGGGGCGCTAATGCCCTCTAAGAAAACTCATTTGTGTGAATCTAATCCCTTCCACGTAATTTCTGTTTCACTTCaatgaaaaaaagacaaaagtgtgTAAAGAGTTTTGCATAAGTTACATGACAGTTACTATCGAAGACGTTGCACAACAGAAGTCTCTACCTCAGCTTTATATGAAAACCTTATACATACATTTGAAAGGCCTTGAAGTCCGCTATTTACTACGCCtgggtgtgtgcgtatatatacacacacatacatacggtGATACAAGTGGAATACTTTTTGCTTTGTTGAAGTGTAGCAGCAAACAGTACATACTGGATTGCATGAAGGTCCCTAAACCAATGAGTCAAAGGTAACCTGTCACATAGTGCACCGTACAGGGATAATAGTACATGACAACATAGAACGGTAGCAGCCTTTTTTTGGGCAAGACCACTAATTCAAGCGAGATTTATTCTTTAATACTCAGGGCCTTGAGCATTGTGCTTAAGCAAGGTTGTTACACTTAATAAGGCAGATGCCGCCTTTCATTAAAATTAGATGTCATCAGACCCTGCTGCACTTTATAAAGGGCAGACTACagtggggacaggtccactcttcTCTGTCGAAAGGGGCGAGGGGGGGGGCGCTTCACTCAAGAATACACCAGACTCCTAACTCTGGTGTATTCTTTGAGCGCTCatattttttatgccgttttggctaataggatATCGGAGCTGTCCCACATACTATGCAGCCTTTATCATAGGGAAGAATAAATCGGACAGATGCCCTTTAATATTTGCTCATCCAGGTGTATAGAACATCCGATCCTGCTCTCGCAAATGCTACCCAGCATATTGTGAGGACTCCTTTACACATTGTATagaaacacagttttttttgggggggggggggggggggggtttaaagcACAAAAGCTGGATTCCCACATCAGATTCCAACCACAATGTCATGCTATCTGAGGAAATAGTCCACGTAGACTATGAAATATGGCCATGAGAGCAGGGTACAGGCAGTATATTCTTAGCAAAATATATTGTGTACAGAAATACTATATTAGCACACCTAACTAAATTCATCATGCCGAGTAATTCTATCAATTAATGTGTGCTTGCCAATTACTTACAATACAAGCTCTCATACTTGGACTATGTATACCTCATACTTATCTTAGTCTGATCCTATTTTAGGCCACATGTAAGTTATGAAAAAGCAGAAACCATACTAATCTAATTTCCCTGAGTTACAATATGTGTACCCTTCACCCGACACCGTGGTGGAACCCATGTTATGGTATGATTAAGAATACATTTTTAAGAGGAAGCAAACCATTCCAAGGATCTAGTGCAGTACGGTCAGGTAAGCTGAAGTAACTTAGCCTACAAAATGGCTACCTCCTCTGTGTTTAGATCAAGGGTACATCTTAAAAATACAGTGCATATCCTACATAAAAATATAATTGGCATCGCTTTTTTTAAGtgacagttcacacagttttttggcaccGATTTTGACGCAGAAATCCCATCGGAATCAGCGTCGAAAAAATGTCCAAAATCactccctattgatttcaatgggaggcagaaggatTTTTCCCCCGGCCGGCATTtggccgctcgcgggaaaaaaagtgGCATCTCCTTTCTCGcagtggtttctgcctctgacctcccattgaagttaatgggcagaaaaaaaaccaaaacctgtGCCAGTGGATCTTGCATAAGCGTTAATGGCCATGGGCGAAAAAtgccacaaataaaataaaacgcgGTAAGAAAAACCAAAGAGCAGACAGGTTTAAAATCggccttaaaattcctgaaggaattctgaggcagactttttctgcctgcaaaaaactgtgtgagaaAAGGGCCTAAGAACAgcgcacttttagggtatgtgcacacacacaaattacgtccgtaattgacggacgtatttcggccgcaagtcgcggaccgaacacagtgcagggagccgggctcctagcatcatacttatgtacgacgctaggagtccctgccttgctgcaggacaactgtcccgtagtataatcatgtttacagtacgggacagttgtcctgcagcgaggcagggacttctagcatcgtacataagtatgatgctaggagcccggctccctgcactgtgttcggtctgggacttgcggccgaaatacgtccgtcaattacggacgtaattagtgtgtgtgcacataccctaaagatgaaCATCTTCAAGTTGTACATAAAGTTTTAATCCCAAGAGTGTCCACTGCGTATCCCTCCAAATGCGCCTACGATCTTAACTATTCTGATAGCTGGCATTTGCAAAACGAAGCCACTTTACTTGTATTTATTGGTGGATGACGTGAACCACCACTACACCTTGGAGAAACAATTTACCACAGAATTATTAAACGATGGGTAAACCAGCACATTGAAACTATATTCATTTCAGTCACCAAGTGTCTATTTCAGAGATCGTGGTCAATCTTACAATAGTCGGAGTAAACAATATGTACTGGGAAAAGGACCTCAAATGCAGCTCCATATTTCATGTAAGCAAAGTGTATCTATTTAGTGGAGTCATCTTACTAGAATGGTATCTCTCCAGCAATAAAAGTGAACCAGTCACATGAAAATGCTTTACTAGCCTTGTACCAGGCAGcaaacgataaaaaaaacaaaaacaagaattTCTTCTGTTCTTGGTATATTAGAACAATAAACCACCACCTCTATATgcaagcagcaaaaaaaaaaaaaagactggcagcaaaacaggaaacacacttaaAATAACGAAAACGGAGAGCGACCACAAGTTTTTTTGACGAGTCTCCTGGTATCTTATATTCCTTCTAATAACACCACAAATCTTTCATGAAATGATTTATCCACTAGTCATATGGAGTCACTTCTTTAGAAAACTAAGCTGGATATCCTAATACTAACTAAATGCTTAGGATTTTATGGTTTCTAATTTATATAGGTGACCTAAAAAAATGGTCCAGTTATAAACGAATACCACTGCACCTGCcaatgtctaaggccccatgcacacgaccgtgcccgcaatcacggcccgcgattgcgggcacggccggccgctgactgacagccgcattttcgggccgtactcccatacaaagtatgggagcacggcccgcaaaatgcgaaagaacggacatgttccataattcccggaacatttccacggcacggacacccttccgtagtgctacggaaaggtgtcagtgttcaatgaaagtgaatggctccgtttttgcggaccgcaattgcggtccgcaaaaactgaggtattttacggtcgtgtgcatggggcctcaaagaATCAAATGTAATTTAATGACACCACGTCCATATAAAATACCAACGGTTATTCAAGAACGGACTGCATACTCCTAATAAATACCTATAAAGTGATTCCGATACATACAGATAAGAAAAGCTTTACTCTATTTTCAGGTCTTCACTTCCGGGCTATATTAATTAGCACACAACTATATTATAATGTTCCATAAATGGATAACACTCAGAAAGTAATATAAAGATTACTTGCACTATTTGAAGCCTGAAACATGATGGAATATTGAAAATAATTTCTTTCCAGAAGCCCATAAACCTGCACGCCACATAATAGAAAAATGGCTTTATCACTTTGgcttgtcacgaaaaaaaaaataagaagtcTCAATCTTAATGTGCACAAGGAACACAACTAGTTTATTGCTGCTTGCCAAACCCTGAGAAAGATCTAAGCAGCAACAGGTGTGGTGACATTCAGCGGATACATTTCTAACCGAGTAAAATTTGGAAACTAAAAAAGGACAATACACATTAAAAACAACAATACGGTATAAACTTATCTAATAAAACCTGCTATCCTACAAAGTGTAGTACAATATAAACCACGGCTGTTACAGCACATAGATTTGTCTGTATATTTATATTCTACCTAAGTAATCCACAGTACTATGTACTTGgcacaagcagaaaaaaaaaaaagcactattaAAAAGGGTAAAAAACACATCAGCAATTACTTCCTATTTCAAAAATATTCATCTTGACCATTTAGACATAAAAAAAAGCACACCTAAAATACAGATTTTATACATATTGATATTCTTAGCAGATGCAAGACTTTTAGGCAGTGAGCTGCTTTAAAGGACGCACATAAAATAAACACTTTCTTCCAATACAGATCTTTGTATCTCCTTTACCAGAGggagaaaataaaataaactgtctCAGGGTCACTGAGGAATTGGGATCACATAAGAAACCAAATCAAATGTGTTTGGCACACTTGGATTACAGGGATCCAACCTCCATTCCAAACTAAGATCCTAATTAACGGGAGAAGGATCATTTTCTTCGGCTCTGTGCACACTGGTGCTTGGTTGGATTCTATCAcgtttgttattttattacaagaATTGCCATCTTCAGCACTAttcttgctgtaaaaaaaaaaaaaaaaagaagaatctaTTATAAGCCAATACCATCCGAAAATAAAGCTGTTAAAGCGGATGTACTGTCTATGGGAAGTATAAGGAGGGGACTTTTTAAATCTGTCAGGATGTTAATAACGGaagctaatgtgaacagagcctaaacatTTTTTGATTGCTTTCCAATAATCAATTGACAGCACCAGACAGATCACACGTAACAATTTTATAGGGGCCTACAGTTAGCAAACAGTTGCAGAAATAAcctattcagatgtatggaaaatATCTCCAGTAGCAGAAATTACAGCAACAAATCTGCAACGTAATTATATCCTAAGGGTGCAGTCGCACGCGGCGTACTGGGGGAAAACGtaatgtatgcctatgggaaaaatattctgcaacgcaaGAACTAGAGAAGTCCGTCCAAGTTTCGGAATATTTTGCCTATAGGCATACACTGTAGTTTTCCACAGCGTATGTTTACACTGCgaaaatacaaggcaaatacgccaactgtgaatgcaccctaagggtacattcacatgatgcagattttgttgcagaaatttctaaatgtggttgtttctgcagcaggcacaaaatatgcaacaaaatctgcagcgtgtcggatacgctgcgtaaaaactacgCACGGTAtcagacctggaacccgcagcacattccgtccgtaaaactgcaccacaatgtgttttttctggcagaaattccgctgcataaAGCAGCgctaaaaaaatattgaaaacatTTATACTTAATCCCTCCGTCTCTTCTGtgcatagtccggcctcctaaattgacgttgcaggccatgtgaccgctgcagaattTGATTGGCtaaagcggtcacatgggatgaaacgtcgtaccagaaggccggactggagaagaagcagtaagggtaagtataatttttattttattttttcttacttgcgatattTGCAGCAGGATCACTGCAATTCcgtcgcaaaagtcacaacacttagaTTTACGGGTTTTGCATTCGAATTTAACGGAGAAATCTCGCAACATTAAACCAACAaatacgctgcggttttttttctCCCCCGCAGTGtgagcatgagattttctaactctcatccactttgctgcaactgtaaatgctgtggaacttCCACACAGAATTaggttgcagaatttctgcagcgtttagctatgtgggaacccagccttaaatggTACAGTGAGGATTTTCAATTTTCCGCAGCTGCCCTGAAGTTCAGAGCACAGCGATTTGGCCACGGAATTGCAATTCCATAGAATTTTAGAAAAAGTACCTACAATACATTTAAAGTAAGGCTACAATACATTTGATCAATGCAGAAAAATCTTCAGCTTTTACAAAAACTTCGTATAGTTGTAAAATTGgaaatttcatttttgttttttttgggcccGTTGCatttacataaaaacatatttttctaCCACAAAGAATTCCTTTATCTGATTACATTACAGATCAATACATCAAACAACCAGTTTAAAGACAAGAGTGCTTTATGTGCTAGAGGGAGTTGGTGTGAGTATTACTGGTCACTGGCTCTATCCAGACTTTCTATGACCCTTGTAAGACGGATATTTAATAGCCTTATCTGATTGTCTAAGTGATCGATCTTGTCTTCTATGTTGTTATTGTTATTTCTCCTCCAGTAAACACCAACCGGCCCGGTCATAAAGTAGATGGCTACAACAAAACAAAGAGGCAGCATGGCGTGTTCCGGTTCTCCTTCATATTTCTGGAGGATATAGACACAGGAGAGTGCAAAGAGGCACACTCTGACCAGCCAGAAAAATCGTCCAAAGATAACATGTAAAAGATAGAAGAAAAATCCCAGGAAAAGAGACGCACACCAATAGGCTAGGAGAACAGCCAACACCAGCATGAGGACCCGAGTGGGGTTATTGGCGACTGATGCTGGACTAAAGTAGTGAGTAAGGTTGGAAGCTGaaaaacaagacaaaaaaatTCCCAATTAGTTTAAAGCACGAGAAACACATTAGCAATTAACACTTAAAAATTCATTTCAGgagactgataaaaaaaaaaaaaatatcacaaaaaCAATGACAAGCTGCAGCacaccctttaggcctcatgcacacttccatcaccgttttcacggccgtttttcacggatccaggTGTCCGTCATTGGAacagtgtgcttcccgtgtgtactcagTGTAcgcttccgtgtttcagtttccgagagtacacgatattgtgagtgccgcacatgctattccctgtccagccacgcgcggcactcacaatatagattaatggttcattaaaaaaaaaacctgcaacaaaaaaaaaaaagttactacttacccagaactccctgcttgccaGCTTCTTCCTCAAGCCCGGCCTCCTGAGaggacgtttcagaccatgtgaccgatgcagccaatcacaagctgcagcggtcacatggactacagtgtcatccagggaggttggaagagggacgagtcaccaagacaacggccggggtacgtatgaacttatttttcttaatatcgctaCGTTCCAGCaccgatcagcagcctcttctcactatcagtgctgatagagagaaggggctgccgattagtgcagtgcaatatctgtcTCTATGTGCACCTATGCTGCCCagccattgctaggcaacggctccatcactcggatgccttccgtgtttttttgacggacccattgacttgcatgggcctcacggtcacggaatctcagaccaaagtaggacatgctctactttggtcgGAAACAAGCaaggggaccgtcaaaaaaactgaagtgtgcatggcccccacttttactttgcaccaatTTTCTgagtgtatataaaaaaacaaaacccatctgtgataaaaaaaaaaaaaagaagattacCAACACGGGgagaaaatagcctggtcattaggcCACAAAAATTGTGAGTGGTTAATTAGGTACACAAGTTGTTTTTCTTCTGTCAAATACCATGTCAATTATTAATAACACATTGAAATCTTAATTTACAAATATGTTACCTTACCAAGCAACCTTATCTAGAATATTTTATCAGTGCTTCTAAAACTGCGTCGGGGCTTCGTTCAcgtgttccgtcggacctttccatcaggggaacccatgaacgaaaccctgactgaaacaaacggaaaccataggtttacatttgcatcaccattgatttcaatggtgacggatccggtgcaaatagtttctgtttgtcaccgttgtgcaagtgtTCAGTCATTTTGACGaaatgaatagtgcagtcgactacggtatggattccgtcaaaacgacagaacccttgcacaacggtgacaaacggaaaccaccatttgaatcaatggtgatgcaaacggaaacctagatgtgaacaaagcctaattcgACATTCTTGAAATATCCTACTCACCATCAATCCCAAGTACATCCAGCAGGTCTGTCCATATCCTCCACAGAGTGTCCACCAACACATCAACTCCATACACAAACCTCTCAGTCAGCCGTGAAAAGAACTAAGAAATAAGACAAGCAGCAATATGGATGACTAAATTTGCATGGACACAATTACTATACCTATTTTATTCTATCAACCACGTTTTACTAAAGAAACGATGTCACTACAGAAGACAAAATGATCACCACTATTAAAGCTTATGTACACAATCATATTAGGACGGTGTACAATCTCTGAAGTCTATGTGGGCCCTTTTGTACCTCGAATGCATTaaatttcatatggaggcatacaAAAGGTTATTTTCTGTCAGATTACATATGCCTCTAGCAGAGAATACCTCCACAATACAATGCCGTACAACGGCACCAAAGAGTGCCTATTTCTCCATAGTATAAAGCCACAGGGACTAGTGTTCCTTCGTACAGACACATGCAGAGCGGTGTGCACGGACTCCCTAAAGAGAGGTGTACTCCGATGACTGCGTCATACCAGTAGTCTCTTATTTTTCCTCTATAAGATAATGACCATTAAAAGGAAATGTCTCATTTCATTTATGTAGAAGATAAACAAtgtttatttcagttttttaaccccttcccattgcagccacttttgaccttcctaacaGAGACCAATTTTTCAAATAGGACATACCTCACTATGTGGTGATAACACtggaatgattttacctatccaagcgattcgaagACCGTTTTCTTGTGacgcattggactttaagttactggtaaaatttggtcgatacattcagtatttaattgtgaaaaacagaaaaatatagagagaaattgcaaaaattagctttttataaattttaatgtatctgcctgtaagacagatcgttatacaacacaaaatagttgctaatttcccataggtctactttatgttggcattggttTTTtgaaaagtcttttatttttctaggacgttacaaggctcagaactttagccGAAATTTCAATAacattgtgaagtggctttgaggggcccatataatacaaacccccattaattaccccattttaaaaacgtaacccctcaaagtattcaaaaccgcatttagaatgttttttttatccctttaggcgtttcacaagaattaaagaatagtacaggtgaaatttacactttttttttgtgcagaaactaatttttaatccatctttttctgtaacacagaatgttttaccagagaaacgcaacttaatatttattgcccagattctgacgtttagaaatatcccacatgtggccctagtgtcctgaggcctgtgcttcagtccattagaagcaaaggagcacctagtgaattttggggccttctttttttatttgttattagtttatattttaagcaccatgtcaggtttgaagaggtctggtgacgcaaaacaaaggaaacggcccaaaaaaaaaaaaaaaaaaaaaaaaaaagaccccgttttggaaactacacccacacggaatttatctaggggtgtagtgagcatactgaccccacaagtgtcgcatagatttaattagaatttggacgcgaaaatgaaaaacattttttttccaagaaaaggttgttttagctaaaaaaaacaaaacacaacaatTTCCACAAGAAATAAAAAAGCCCCCCCCCAGAGTACGGATATACCCCATATTTgttcattaactgctgtttgggcacacggcagggctcagaagggaaggcgcaccATCTGGCTTTTggactgcagattttgctggattggttcctcagaactatgtcgcatttgcaaagcccctaaaaggtaccagtaaagtggatctccccaaaagtgaccctatttaagAAAACTACATCCCCTGAGGAGTtcacctaagggtatagtgagcattttgaccccacgtgttTTATAGTTCTGAGAATTGTACAgtgaaaagtaaaacaaatttttttttatttaataagatgtagctttatctcaaaatttctcaacaaataaaaggagaaaaaaaaaaaaaaaaaaaaaaaaaaagcaccccaacatttgtacattttctccacagtacggcaatacctcatatgtggtactgctgtttgggcacacagtagggctcagaagtgaaggagctccatttggcttttggagtgcagattttgctggattggtttcttggtaccatgtcacatttgcaaagcccctgtgggaccaagacagtggaaacaccccacagaagtgaaaactacacccctcaaggtattcacctaggggtgtagtgagcattttaaccctgcatgtgttttgcagaaattagtgtgaaactgggaatttttctatagatatgccaataagtggtgtccagcttgtgccaacatgaaaagacagctctaattattatgcggtgtatcctggttttagaaacaccctacatgaggccttaatcttttgcctagacattcgacagggctcaggtgtgaaagagtaccatgcaaaatgtgAGACGTAATCTggcaacttacaaagtattggttcacaattgcagggctctgatgtgaaataaaagaaaccagagaagtgacactattttggaaacgacacccatcaaggaatgtattaaggggtgcagtgagcattttgaccccacaggtcttttccataaatgattgcacagtgaatggtgcaaataaaaaaaatttgcacattttccctagatatgctatttcagtggcaagtatgtcgtgcccagcttgtgccactgaagacacaccccaaaaattgttaaaagggttctcccgggtatggcgatgccatatatgtggaagtaaactgctgtttgggcacactgtagggctcagaagggaaggagcaccatttggcttttggagggcggattttgcttggtagtagttttgtttggagttttactggtaaatGTTTATAGTGTGAACATATAGgttagctgggcagagtacagcaGAGTATAATAAGATGGTATCATAATggggtaagaaaaaaaaaaaaaaaaagtgtgttacGACATGAAGCAatcttatgcacaggccagtatcACACGGATaaagtgtcctttcttatcccccttttgttacacactgtgcagctttgcagtttggggaattttgttgggaaagtgttgtccaggtataatacgggcaccctcgcttccttcCGATATGTTAGAGTCCTtcacttcctggttccctaattttagggacttgataaatcgcctcttgaatcagaagaaatgtttccatcATGCCTGCACAacagcatatttttctttcctgacttattagagccttaaaggggttttatccacaggatatgccataaaagtctgatagatgtgggtcccacctcttggcCCCGCACCGActtctagaacggggcctcctaaaccccgttctaccttattCGGCtccgctgcctcccagccacttcctggttaattggtcaggagttacggaaacagccaagtgctcATTGAGccaggctgtttccataactcccatagaagtgaatgggaggcaCAGCAAGCTACTGTTTCCATAGCTCCCATTCACTTcgcgaattacggaaacagcgtagctcagtgagcacgGCTGTTTCTTTAACTGCCGACCACCTAACAAGGATGTGGTCGGGAgacgagtaagctagaacggggtttagggggcccattctagagataggtgcgggtccataTGCCATTAAAGTCTCTATCAGACTtttgtggcatatcctgtggatacgtcatgaaatgtccaagatgggaaaacccctttaactaaattttttttttccatagacagaGTGAATGAAGGCTGATTTTTTTGCGagttgagctatagtttttattggcctttgactttttgatcacttgcatTATAaatcattttaactttattctgcgggtcagtacgattctggcgacatCAAACTTATAGCACAGTTttggcacaataaaatgactttgtAAATcgaatatttttttctgtcaccatgttgtgagaacaaTAACGTTTTAATCTCTTcgtcggcggagctgtatgaggacttatttttcgcgggacaggttgtagtttttatagatactatttttggatacatgcgactttttgattactttttattccaatttttggagggcaaggtgacccaaaaaaaactgcaattctgactGTTTTTCTAGGTTGTTTTCTTATGGTGTTCactgcgtgggataaataacataacatttttatagttcaggctgttacggacacagcgataccaaatatgtatggtgtatttttttcaataatataaaggacttgataaaggaaaaagggtgattgttttatttgatcacttgaaacttattttttctAACTTGTTTTCACcttttctacacttttttttttagtcccactaggggacttgaagctccaactgtatGATGTCTATTCAAATACATtgaactacccatgtagtgcaatgtattagaacagtcgttcactgacagcaagccgattaggctccgcctccagacggggcctaatgggcttccgtaattagcagaccaggaggccattgttaggcccactggcgtagctataggggtcgcagcggtcgcaattgcgaccgggccccgaagccaggggggcccacggccccccgcaccacatcaataaaaagttactatagtaactcgggccgcgggcccctgttactatagtaacatactttacttaccttcctgtttccggatcgcagcggaggtcctgacgtcaagcgctgtgcgcagcgcatgacgtcacagcgctatgcgccgcgcacagcatcgagacgacagaactcctgctgcggccgaagaggaaggtaaggttagccctgactggcggggtccgactcccgggacccgccaatcagctgttttgaaggggccgcagcactcgtacgagagctgctccccttcattcctgtcacttcattccggtcacactgtgaatccgtgtcggcgattcacagtgtgggcgagtagtgaaatgaaggggaagcagctctcgtacgagtgctgcggccccttcaaaacagccgatttgcgggtcccgagagacacatcagctattgatggcctatcctgaggataggccatcaatgtttagggactgtacaacccctaagcctacgatgtagcaggcttagggggcccatgagacaggatcacagattgtgtgatcctgtctgctgggccctgtatctaagccaatcacatggtaggcttagatac
Proteins encoded in this window:
- the BRI3BP gene encoding BRI3-binding protein isoform X2; this encodes MSSSCALDRMEKKRGKKLLESETSSPFFSRLTERFVYGVDVLVDTLWRIWTDLLDVLGIDASNLTHYFSPASVANNPTRVLMLVLAVLLAYWCASLFLGFFFYLLHVIFGRFFWLVRVCLFALSCVYILQKYEGEPEHAMLPLCFVVAIYFMTGPVGVYWRRNNNNNIEDKIDHLDNQIRLLNIRLTRVIESLDRASDQ
- the BRI3BP gene encoding BRI3-binding protein isoform X1, producing the protein MDRLRSKLPWFLTLLLLVAVVLGAQATRNRGHDKQNNSFRKAATGFYQTMSSTFGEENVRAVQKFFSRLTERFVYGVDVLVDTLWRIWTDLLDVLGIDASNLTHYFSPASVANNPTRVLMLVLAVLLAYWCASLFLGFFFYLLHVIFGRFFWLVRVCLFALSCVYILQKYEGEPEHAMLPLCFVVAIYFMTGPVGVYWRRNNNNNIEDKIDHLDNQIRLLNIRLTRVIESLDRASDQ